The following proteins are encoded in a genomic region of Sebastes fasciatus isolate fSebFas1 chromosome 12, fSebFas1.pri, whole genome shotgun sequence:
- the LOC141778653 gene encoding dynactin subunit 3-like, translating into METQLETDNLEMRLQTLESHIYGERRNKSGKPVKCAESLARIQAGLTNTANKRERVKILHKKIEDLLKYLDPQFTDHITVPDAMKLEFILAEEDFLLSQAALLEQVSNLQPLLDSNYIRDVPEHATKLQRLSQIHIKEQDQTEAQSLEVKKLFEEYNKMMFLLSKQFTQWDETLRKLEETKGIRPLE; encoded by the exons ATGGAGACACAACTGGAGACGGATAACCTGGAGATGCGTCTCCAGACGCTGGAGAGTCATATATATGGCGAGAGGAGAAATAAAAGTGGAAAACCCGTCAAG TGTGCTGAGTCTTTGGCCAGAATCCAGGCAGGTCTGACCAATACGGCCAATAAGAGAGAACGAGTGAAGATCCTGCACAAGAAGA TTGAGGACCTGCTGAAGTACCTGGACCCCCAGTTCACCGACCACATCACTGTACCTGATGCTATGAAGCTGGAGTTCATTCTCGCTG AGGAGGACTTCCTGCTTTCCCAGGCTGCTTTGCTGGAGCAGGTCAGCAACTTGCAGCCGCTGCTGGACAGCAACTACATCAGAG ATGTACCAGAACACGCCACCAAGCTTCAGCGCCTGTCACAGATTCACATCAAAGAGCAG GACCAAACTGAGGCCCAGTCGCTGGAAGTGAAGAAGCTTTTTGAGGAATACAACAAAATG ATGTTCCTGCTGTCGAAGCAGTTTACCCAGTGGGACGAGACCCTGAGGAAGCTGGAGGAGACCAAGGGCATTCGGCCTCTAGagtaa